Proteins from one Ranitomeya variabilis isolate aRanVar5 chromosome 1, aRanVar5.hap1, whole genome shotgun sequence genomic window:
- the LOC143814665 gene encoding macrophage migration inhibitory factor-like, producing MPTFELFTNVARDAIPENLLCSLTEKLAKATGKPADYIAVHILPDQMMSFGGTTEPCALCNLKSIGKIGGPQNKQYTTLLSDILTKELHIPANRVYINFVDLNPSNVGWNRSTFA from the exons ATGCCCACCTTCGAGCTATTCACTAACGTGGCCCGGGATGCCATTCCTGAAAACCTCCTGTGCAGCCTGACGGAGAAACTAGCTAAGGCGACTGGCAAGCCGGCAGAT TACATTGCTGTGCACATCCTGCCTGATCAGATGATGAGCTTTGGGGGCACAACGGAACCTTGTGCCCTGTGCAACTTGAAGAGCATTGGCAAGATTGGAGGTCCACAGAACAAACAGTACACTACTTTACTGAGTGACATTTTGACTAAGGAATTGCATATTCCCGCCAACAG GGTTTATATCAATTTTGTGGACTTGAATCCAAGTAACGTGGGCTGGAACAGATCTACATTTGCATAA